The Synechococcus sp. PCC 7335 nucleotide sequence TATGTCTCATCCCAATGGCGTTTGGATCTGGGTACTCTCAGAAATTGACAGGAACTATCTTGAAAAACTGAAAGAACGTGGAGTGGAGAGAGTATACCTAAAAGTATTTGACGGTAAGAGTAATCCTAAATTTTGGCGTTTCCAATGTACATCAGAGATCATTGAGCGGTTCAACAATGAAGGCATAGAAGTGTACGGATGGGGCTATCACTACGGAACTCAAGACATTACTGCTCAAGTGTCTGCCATTCAAGAAGCTCTCGATTGCGGCATCAGTGGCTATGTCATAGACATAGAGACAGAAGCTGAAAATGTAAACACTCATCCCTACGTAGGCAGTTTGTTAGAACAATTACGACAGCACATTGGGTCTCGAAAACTAGGCTATACCAGCTTTGGTCATCCCCAATTTCATCCTAATATTCCTTGGAAGCTATTAGACCAGCACTGCGATCTAGCTTTTCCTCAAATCTATTTTGAAAAATTTCGTTTTGCTTCGACTAACGAAGATGAAGTTCAAGCATGCTTGAAAGCTCACAGAGATCTCAATCTACAGAAGCCCATCCTCCCAATTTGGGGATCTGAAAGCGACGCAAGAGCGCCGTCCTCAGCCGGTGAATTACAGTCATACTTAGCTCGTTTCCCTGGCTCTTCTGTTTGGAGGATTCCTAGGGTTGGCGAAAGAGGGCAGGCCTGGAACCTGAGTTACAAAGACAAAGTATCGCAACCGGTTGGCGGAAATCCATCTGAGTTTGAACTTCCTTCTCTCTCAAGAATTCTCAGAAGAGGCTCTGTTGGAGAAGATGTAAAAGCCTTGCAACGGGCATTAAACGCGCTTGCCTTCGAGGCAGGTAATACAAACGGAGAATTTAATACTCAAACTGAACGTGCTGTTACCAGGTTTCAGCAAAAGGCAGGTATTACAATAGATGGAGAGGTCGGACCCGAAACTTGGAGTGCTCTTGGCGGTGAGCTTGGCTTAGTCAATAGACCTGATCAAGGCATCCTTCAAGAACTAGGAAACTTTGCAGAGAGAGAAGCTAACCGTGATCTCCAGTGGACTAGTCCTACTAGTGAAGCTGAAAAATATTTAGAGATATTTCGAGAGCCTATGAATAATCTTGGCCAGATCGGCACAGCTAAAGTATTTTATGACTGGTGTGGAGCATTCGTGTATTATTGCTGTCGCGAGGTTGGAATACAAGTACCTATACAACCGAACGAGTTTTGGGCAACGATGGCCCTTGTCGAATCGTGGAAATTCTGGGCAAGGAGGAAAGGATACTGGTTTCCAAAAGAAGGCTTTATACCTAAGAGAGGAGATATTCTTACTTTTGATTGGGATGGAGATAGGTTTTCTAACCATATTGGCATCGTGAGAAATTACACAAGAGGAAGCAATGTAATTGGAACGTCGGAGGGGAATAAGGCTAATAGAAGTGGAAACTTCGACAGAGATCTTAGACATGTAGAGGGATTTATAAGAATTTCTATTTGAGATAGCTGAAGGGCATTGTCAAGTTGAGCCCGATGAGCTGATTTAAAGACAGATTTATTCAGTAAGTGTCATCTGATCCGTCTATGCAATCGCACTCGATCCCGTCAGTGATCGCCAACTTTCGATTCGTCGACACATGGTTTCTCGATAGTCTGAAGCGGTTTGTTTATGTTGGTGAGGATAGAAGTGACCGCGTATCGGTTCAAAAGCTGACAAAAAACGCTGCGCCTGGCCCACTGACTTGAATCGACCCATTCGCCGTTCTCTGATGCGAGTCGGACGATGTGTTATCCACTCCTGCTGACCCAAACTTCCTGTGTCTGGTAGAAACTACCGCGCTGTTCCATCTCGAACCCACC carries:
- a CDS encoding peptidoglycan-binding protein; this encodes MSHPNGVWIWVLSEIDRNYLEKLKERGVERVYLKVFDGKSNPKFWRFQCTSEIIERFNNEGIEVYGWGYHYGTQDITAQVSAIQEALDCGISGYVIDIETEAENVNTHPYVGSLLEQLRQHIGSRKLGYTSFGHPQFHPNIPWKLLDQHCDLAFPQIYFEKFRFASTNEDEVQACLKAHRDLNLQKPILPIWGSESDARAPSSAGELQSYLARFPGSSVWRIPRVGERGQAWNLSYKDKVSQPVGGNPSEFELPSLSRILRRGSVGEDVKALQRALNALAFEAGNTNGEFNTQTERAVTRFQQKAGITIDGEVGPETWSALGGELGLVNRPDQGILQELGNFAEREANRDLQWTSPTSEAEKYLEIFREPMNNLGQIGTAKVFYDWCGAFVYYCCREVGIQVPIQPNEFWATMALVESWKFWARRKGYWFPKEGFIPKRGDILTFDWDGDRFSNHIGIVRNYTRGSNVIGTSEGNKANRSGNFDRDLRHVEGFIRISI